The stretch of DNA cacattcgatgtgacatctaaaaaaattttatcTCAAATCTAACAGGCCCTTAGCAGGGCAGCATTGAAATTGTCACTCTGCCTGTTCGTCAGACTGAAGAATCCAACAAATTCTTTGCTGCAACTCCGATCCTATAGACCCATTCATGTTTATTCTTTAAGTTGTTTCAATTCGACGTTGAGCAGTGCGTACGGCTATCTTATTAGCACCACTCGATCTTGCTTTCACATGCATGAACCAGCCTATATATAATTACCAGTAGCAACCAAATCAAGCAAAGCCCTACGCTACGGTGTTTGCAAGAGATGGTGGTCAGATGGAAGAACGGCCTCTGCTCATCACAAAGCTACTAGCTCTTGGTGCCGCCGCTGCCGTAGAGCCTGAAGAGGTTGAACGCGGAGAGGAAGGCGAGCAGGACGGCGGCGAGCCCAGCCACGACGGCGGTAGCGAGGCCGGCGCCGGCCTGCCTACAGAAGGCGCCGTAGAGTGCGCAGATCCCCATCCACTGCAACTCGGGCTGGCCACGCTTGGCGACGACGGAGGCCTGcagcgcggcggcgacggcggccagGAGCACGTACGCCAGCGCCTGGTCGCACGAGAACACGCACCAGGACAGGGcccggccgcgtccgccgccgtcgccgcggccgctggacatggcgccgccgccgcagcagcgcGCAGCCAGCTGCAGCAGGCTGTagccggcggcgacggcggcggcgtccacCAGGAACACCATGGCCTTCATGTCCGTGTAGCTGGCCTTCTTCTGCAGCGAGAAGAAGGTCCGCGTCTGGGTGTCCGtcgccaccagcgccgccgccagcgcgCCCAGCCCGCACAGCAGCGCGCGCAGCGCCACCTCCGCTACCTTCACCTTCCGCTCCGCGTCTTGGCCACCACCCAGGGCCagcgccatggccatggccggTGCGGCGGATggacggccggccggcgacCGGCGGCGTTGGGTTTCGTTACGCGGTGGTGGTGCTGGTGGCCGGCCGTGCTGCCGCAGCTCTATCGGCAGCGAGCGAGCAAGGCGGCAGCTACTGGTGATAGAGATAACTAATCAGAGGTTAGCAGAGAGTGAGTGAGAGATAAAGAGGGTCAGGGCTCACGGGACTCGATTGGGAGTGATTTGTGATTCCATCGTTCCATGGCCATTTTATAGTGGAAATGGAAACGAAAACTAATTAAAAGCTTCTTCCACACCGCTTTGGCGTTAGTGCAAGAGTGTGGGGTATGGAATATGGATCGATGATGGATCCTCTGCGTGTGTGTGTGGGTGTGTGTGGGCTGTGGTGGTGGCGGGAGGTTTTCGTCAGGCTGTTATAATTGCCATTATTACGGGCTGGAGCTCTTTCCAAAAAGAGGATAATGTTGGAGAGAGAAAAACCGGTTTCACACATCGGACATCACGTACGCCACGGCCTGCGACGGAAAGGAGAAATGGGTTTCACACAAAGACGTGGATCAAGCGGCTGCTTAGGCCTAATTTGGTACGGGTCGactctccctccattccaaattgtaagtcattccaaaaatcttggagaatcaaacttttctaagtttgaccaaatttatataataaaataattattattattatgataccaactaaatatcattagattcttctttaattatattttcataatatactcactttacgttacagatcttagtatttttctctataagtttggtcaaacataaaaatgctttgactctccaagattcttggaatgacttacaatttgggatggagagatAGTTTTTTTAAGGATTCAGCTTCATAAATAGCTTTATCACTATAGCTAGAACTGTTTTGATAAATCGTTTGGTAAGACAACTCTGAGTTCTTTAAAATATACTTTAACAAAACGCTGTACAAGATAAGGTGAAGTCGGATTAAACCACTATTTTAGATTCTTTTCACTCAAAACTTTTGTAAGAGTATGTTTTTATGACTTCATTAACAAAGTTGTTTTATTTCACCTTGTTTAATAGAAAATGACTCCGAATGACTTTTGAAGCCGCCGAAGAAACCCTGTCAAATCCTTACAGTCAATTCGTTGGAGCTCCGAGTTCCGAATGAAGCCGGACGATGATGACATAATAAGGGCGTGTTTAGTTGTTGAAGGAAAAAATTTCAcgataccgtagcactttcgtttgtttatggtaattattgtccaaccattagGTTCAAATGATTCATCTTGTAAATTCTGACCAaacgtgtaattagtttttattttcgtttatatttaatactttatacatgcgtttaaagattcgatgcgatgaaaaatcttgaaaaaaaaattggtttttgAGAGACGGTCACGAGGCCAGCTTCGCTTCTTGCTTTACTCCTACAATGCCTAACGATCGAGGATTCTTGGTCACACGTCTCCCTCTGCTACCGACCGACGACGCATGCATGCCGCCTTGCAGTCGTCGTAGCTAGCCCCCGCACACCGGGCGGCCCGGGCAACCGTCTGCAGGCCGGCGGCTAACCTAGCCCCGCTCCGCTAGAGTCTGGAGATCGATCGTTGTCCATCATCACGGTGACGCGTACGTGACGTCACATCGTCCACATCAGAACATTTTCACAGTAGTAGTGCTGTAGTGTGTTAAAGTCGTCCCGCATTTCCAAAAGACATACTACTCCctctctgttccaaattataagtcattccaataaACTTagaaagtcaaagcatttttaagtttgaccaaaaactagaaaaaaatataaagatttatgtcataaaatagttacactatgaaaatataaaaaaaagaatctaatgatacttggttggtaccaaaaaaatattattattttgctatataaatttggtcaaacttgaaaaactttgactctccaagatttttggaataacttataatttgggatggagggagtactagctAGGAGACAGGAGGCATTGGAGTTATTAAAGTTTAATAAATAtcatagtatttttattttatttgacaattagtgtccaatcataaactaattaagcttaagagatttatctcacaaattattctctaactgtatttttagttttgtaaaatatttagtATTCTATGTATTTGTCTAAATATTTAATGCAACAGACGATAATCTTTAGAAGATGCAACCAAACGGGCCCATAGTCACGTGGGTCATCGCCTCCACATTGCTTCGTCACAGGACTTCAGGCTCAAACAGAAGAAGAAGGCCTCAACGCTTTCACATTCGCGGGAGTGCCACGCACACGCTGCAAGCTGCTAGTCCTACACGCGTCTACTACACCGGCACTGTCCTTTTTTGCCGACCATGTCGATCGACATTCGACAAGTACTGTCTCGTCTTGTTTCCCTGCGCCGCTCGCGTGCTCTGAGCCTGTGTATCAGAGCTGATCTGGAAAGTGATGGCTACAAATACTATTTATTAATTATGAAAAAACactgtttattaataaaaaaaatacgaaCCAACTCTCCTACGGCGTACCGCATGTCCCCGAACAGGCCAATCATAGCAGCCGTAGAATTTGTAGCTTCGTGGAGACCGGAGACCAGCAACCatcattttaggccttgtttactttcgttCTAAGGCTCTGTTTAGAGTGgagacgaaaattttttggatgtcacgtcggatgtgtcggaaggatgtcgggagaagTTTTTCACATGGgatagcataattaatctgtcattagcacatgtgggttactgtagcacttaaggctaatcatggactaactaggcttaaaagattcgtcttacgattctcaaccaaactgtgtaattagtttatttttttatttatatttaatgttccatgcatgtgtccaaagattcgatgagatggatgaaaattttctgggtgggaaactaaacagggcctaaagtcaaaaaattttcaagatttccgtcacatcgaatctttagacacatacatgaagtattaaatatagacgaaaataaaaactaattgcagtcgaaatttacgagacgaatcttttgagcctagttagtccatggttggataataattactaaaaaaacgaaagtgttacagtattaTACCGATATATCAGCATTTTGCCTCCATGACACTCCATGGCAAGGTGGAAGCTGACCTCATGACACACAGAGGCACAGGTCGTGAGGTGCTCTATGTGGCGAGGTCGTGGTCCTGGCCCGTTGGCTCCACAGCACTCTCCATGGCGAGGTCGTGCTCTCTGGTCGCCCATGCTCAAGAGAAAAACGATGGACTCAGGAGAGAGAAagcaataaaaaataaaacatttatTAAGGGAAGAAACCTCCATTAGGTGTGGTGATTTCTATTGATGATTTTTTATTAACATGCTGTTATGAAAATCATGTATAGTATTTAAGACTGACATCGAGATTGAAATTATTAACTAACAGAGGAAACACAAATAAAGAAACAACATTGCTAACCATGATAGATTTTTAAAGTTGGAGGTGTCCTCTTAATATACATCTTGTCTTATATAATTTTGTG from Sorghum bicolor cultivar BTx623 chromosome 8, Sorghum_bicolor_NCBIv3, whole genome shotgun sequence encodes:
- the LOC8064612 gene encoding CASP-like protein 2U1, giving the protein MAMALALGGGQDAERKVKVAEVALRALLCGLGALAAALVATDTQTRTFFSLQKKASYTDMKAMVFLVDAAAVAAGYSLLQLAARCCGGGAMSSGRGDGGGRGRALSWCVFSCDQALAYVLLAAVAAALQASVVAKRGQPELQWMGICALYGAFCRQAGAGLATAVVAGLAAVLLAFLSAFNLFRLYGSGGTKS